Below is a window of Gloeomargarita sp. SRBZ-1_bins_9 DNA.
CGGCAGCAGGGGGCCACCTTTGGCCTGGGGGATACCCTCTATCCCATGACGCCGCCTGCGCCGATTGGGACGGAATGGCCCAGTATTTCCCTGTGGGTGGAGCTGGACGCGGCGGGTCAAGCGGGGGCTTACCGGTTGGAACCGGGCTGGGTACGGGTGAGCGACTCCCCGCCCCCGGAACTGGTCACCGCGGTAACCGACTGGGTGGAGCGCACGCAACCATGGGTGGGCCTGCCCCTGGAGGACCCTTACCCCTGGCCCGATGAACACCCCAGTGGGCTGCCCCGACAAACAACGGACTCCACCGCTCGGGTGACCCAGGCCCTGGCGCTGCTGGCCAACCACCTATTGGCACGGCATTTCCAGGCTCTACAGTTGCCGGGGATTTTCCGTGGGCAACCTTCCCCGGACCCGGACGCCTGGGAACGTTATCGCTTCCTGTTGCAGACCTTGGGGTTGACGCCGCCGGAGACCCTGGACTTGCCCACGTTGCTGGCCCTGCTCCAGGCCCACGAGCTGGCGCCGTTACTCCAGACGCTTTTTTGGGAAATCCTCAAACCCCCCGCCGACAGCCTGCAAGCCACCGATCATTTTGGCCTGGGGCTGACGCCCTATTTACACGCCGTGGCTCCCTTGGACCGCTACACGGATTGGTTTAACCAGCGGGTGTTGTGGGCTTTGTTCACCCAAGGGAAGGACCGCAAAAGTCCCCGCTCTAAGGAAACGGTGGACCTGCGCAGCAGCAGCTGTCATGGGCGGGTGGACTGGCCGGTTTTGCCGCCTGCGGTGCAGGAGGAATTGCAAACCCAAGCTCAACAACTGTTGTCCCACTGGACGGAACGGGAACGCCTCCATCGCCAGGCCTGGGAAGATTATGAGCATTTGTTGTGGCTGCACCGCTGTCGGTTGTCGCCGGGGCAACGGGTGCACGGGTTAATCGTAGGGGTTGAATCCTACGGGTTTTTTGTAGCCATCGAAAAAACGCCCCTGCAGGGTTTGGTCCATGTCACGGCCCTGCGCAATGATTGGTATGAATTTCGTCCCCAGCAACAAGCCCTGGTGGGTCGGCGTACCGGTACCACCTTTACGGTGGGGATGCTGGTGGATGTGATGGTCAAGGGAGTAGATTACTATCGCCAGCAGGTGGATTTGCTGTTACCACTGGAAGCGATGCCTGCCCAGGCGGAAGCTCCTGGCCCTGCCGCCGATTCCCTCGGTTGACGGCCCAAGGAAACAGTTGTTAGAGTAACGGCAATTTGTCAGGGCCTTCGGCTATGGACAACTGGCAAGCGGCAATCGCGAGCATTACGTTTTTGGCCGTCTTGGGGTTGATTGTTACGGAGTGGGTGCATCTGACAGTGGCGGCTTTATTGGGGGCGATGGTCCTGGTGTTTTGCCAGGTCATGACCCTAGGGGAAGCCATTGGCTACATCGGTCGCAGTTACAATACTTTGGCCCTATTTTTCGGGGTTATGGTACTGGTGCGGGCCTTTGAACCCACCAAAATTTTTGAGTATCTGGCGGCGCAGATTGTGTTATTGGCCAAGGGGCAGGGCCGCAATTTACTCCTAGCGGTGGTGG
It encodes the following:
- a CDS encoding RNB domain-containing ribonuclease, whose protein sequence is MPFSIGELLGNLPEDKLIAPKVLAKKLFCETESDRRRLRIALDVLTKLALVTEEFGKYRRVPMPDVVKARLRFSRGSFWAVQEEPGAADIYIPARYLGTAWHGDWGLIKVMRKGRNRRSPEGEVFLVLERAITALVAQVKLTEQGYVAKPLDDRLNITVALPGEDVGQWVDQLVYVTIQRYPLAQMPAQGAIKQVLGPDAQSTDPARLVLCKHNLVPHPPAGLPPELTCNPTDWPRQDYRELPTWGLGKLAVSWQGERLGIHLLDGTAYLPSETLVDWYARQQGATFGLGDTLYPMTPPAPIGTEWPSISLWVELDAAGQAGAYRLEPGWVRVSDSPPPELVTAVTDWVERTQPWVGLPLEDPYPWPDEHPSGLPRQTTDSTARVTQALALLANHLLARHFQALQLPGIFRGQPSPDPDAWERYRFLLQTLGLTPPETLDLPTLLALLQAHELAPLLQTLFWEILKPPADSLQATDHFGLGLTPYLHAVAPLDRYTDWFNQRVLWALFTQGKDRKSPRSKETVDLRSSSCHGRVDWPVLPPAVQEELQTQAQQLLSHWTERERLHRQAWEDYEHLLWLHRCRLSPGQRVHGLIVGVESYGFFVAIEKTPLQGLVHVTALRNDWYEFRPQQQALVGRRTGTTFTVGMLVDVMVKGVDYYRQQVDLLLPLEAMPAQAEAPGPAADSLG